In Curtobacterium sp. L6-1, a genomic segment contains:
- the pth gene encoding aminoacyl-tRNA hydrolase, giving the protein MADRTFVVVGLGNPGPDYAGNRHNVGQMVLDELAARMGATFRKHKTPNQVAEGRLVPGGPKLVLAKPGSFMNTSGGPVSAVLGFYSASPEDLILVHDELDLPFDTVKLKGNGGHGGHNGIRDVIKATNTNEFARVRVGIGRPPGRQDPADYVLRDFAAAEKKALPNLLADAADAVEAIVTDGLLAAQQRFHAPA; this is encoded by the coding sequence ATGGCAGACCGGACGTTCGTCGTGGTCGGGCTCGGGAACCCCGGGCCCGACTACGCGGGCAACCGCCACAACGTCGGCCAGATGGTCCTCGACGAACTGGCCGCCCGCATGGGTGCCACGTTCAGGAAGCACAAGACCCCGAACCAGGTCGCCGAGGGGCGCCTGGTGCCGGGGGGCCCGAAGCTCGTCCTCGCGAAGCCCGGGTCGTTCATGAACACCTCCGGGGGGCCGGTCTCGGCCGTCCTCGGGTTCTACTCCGCGTCGCCGGAGGACCTGATCCTGGTCCACGACGAGCTCGACCTGCCGTTCGACACCGTGAAGCTCAAGGGCAACGGCGGACACGGCGGGCACAACGGCATCCGTGACGTCATCAAGGCGACGAACACGAACGAGTTCGCGCGGGTGCGGGTCGGCATCGGCCGTCCGCCCGGTCGCCAGGACCCGGCCGACTACGTGCTGCGTGACTTCGCCGCCGCCGAGAAGAAGGCGCTGCCGAACCTCCTCGCCGACGCGGCCGACGCCGTCGAGGCGATCGTCACCGACGGCCTGCTCGCCGCGCAGCAGCGCTTCCACGCCCCGGCCTGA
- a CDS encoding 50S ribosomal protein L25/general stress protein Ctc gives MADYTKLAAEVRTKFGKGAARKLRAADKIPAVVYGHGTEPKHISLPGHETMLLVRTANAVVDLDIEGAAQLALVKDVQRDPVRQIIEHIDLVVLRRGEKVTVDVPVVVEGESFAGTIHVQDLNTVSLLVLATDIPEHVVVDVEGLEDGKQIVASELTLPEGAELETDADALVVQIVTPRGTADDDAADEASAEAGAEAGAEGGSEPVSE, from the coding sequence ATGGCTGACTACACGAAGCTCGCGGCAGAGGTCCGCACCAAGTTCGGCAAGGGTGCGGCCCGCAAGCTCCGCGCCGCCGACAAGATCCCCGCGGTCGTCTACGGCCACGGCACCGAGCCGAAGCACATCAGCCTGCCGGGCCACGAGACGATGCTCCTCGTCCGTACCGCCAACGCGGTCGTGGACCTCGACATCGAGGGTGCGGCCCAGCTCGCCCTCGTCAAGGACGTCCAGCGTGACCCGGTGCGCCAGATCATCGAGCACATCGACCTCGTGGTCCTGCGCCGCGGCGAGAAGGTCACGGTCGACGTGCCCGTCGTCGTCGAGGGCGAGTCCTTCGCCGGCACCATCCACGTGCAGGACCTCAACACGGTCTCGCTCCTGGTCCTCGCGACCGACATCCCCGAGCACGTCGTCGTCGACGTCGAGGGCCTCGAGGACGGCAAGCAGATCGTCGCGTCCGAGCTGACCCTCCCCGAGGGCGCCGAGCTCGAGACCGACGCCGACGCGCTCGTCGTGCAGATCGTCACCCCGCGTGGCACCGCCGACGACGACGCCGCCGACGAGGCATCGGCCGAGGCGGGCGCCGAAGCCGGTGCCGAGGGCGGCTCCGAGCCGGTCTCCGAGTAA
- a CDS encoding response regulator transcription factor: MTGIRVAVVDDQRLFASGMRMLVDAQDDMTCVGTAGDGAEALALCATEQPDVLLLDLRMPVLNGIETMARLAEQGDDRPRVVALTTIRRDDAVLAALRAGAAAFLTKDALPEVVTATIRDVHEGRPAPTETEALDLLRAQGTLVESERRDEVLDALTAREREVFLLVAKGLSNQEIAASVFLSEATVKTHVRSVLTKLGLRNRIQVVITAHERGLVRA, from the coding sequence GTGACGGGGATCCGCGTCGCCGTCGTCGACGACCAGCGGCTGTTCGCCTCGGGCATGCGGATGCTCGTCGACGCGCAGGACGACATGACCTGCGTCGGGACCGCGGGCGACGGCGCCGAGGCCCTCGCGCTCTGCGCGACCGAGCAGCCGGACGTGCTGCTCCTGGACCTCCGGATGCCGGTGCTCAACGGCATCGAGACGATGGCCCGGCTCGCCGAGCAGGGTGACGACCGGCCGCGGGTCGTCGCCCTCACGACGATCCGCCGCGACGACGCGGTCCTCGCGGCGCTGCGTGCCGGAGCGGCGGCGTTCCTCACCAAGGACGCGCTGCCCGAGGTCGTGACGGCCACCATCCGCGACGTGCACGAGGGACGGCCGGCGCCCACGGAGACCGAGGCGCTCGACCTGCTCCGGGCCCAGGGCACCCTCGTCGAGTCCGAGCGGCGGGACGAGGTGCTCGACGCACTCACCGCCCGCGAGCGTGAGGTGTTCCTGCTCGTGGCGAAGGGGCTCAGCAACCAGGAGATCGCCGCGTCGGTCTTCCTCAGCGAGGCCACCGTCAAGACCCACGTCCGGTCGGTGCTCACGAAGCTCGGGCTCCGCAACCGGATCCAGGTCGTCATCACCGCACACGAACGCGGCCTCGTCCGCGCCTAG